A single genomic interval of Sulfurovum sp. TSL6 harbors:
- a CDS encoding BamA/TamA family outer membrane protein, producing MQHKFTFCLIMCMLTVLFADEIKLPTHEIHFTGQKHFEESDLQDALGVTTPSFFQFWKDDTPRIKDKLIPSLKLSLKSFYDSEGFYDANFTIQETNTTIFVTISENEPVRVRDINISSDYPISSLITMKKGDIFRAETFISIKSKMIAQLLKEGYCSYDLDTKAYVDLDLHSVDLRYNLHKGGVCTFGKLTTSGLETIDENVINSRVKAKEGVRYSTDLIQDTSNKLYGLNAFDSVLINVDKKFYNVVPVDITFTEMGKPYHLEAGAGYDTYVGVRVLGEITKNNFMGNAQSLKLKASWSQREQSIMVGYFKPAFMDILGYNTDLGGRLGYSNLEFDGFKEEKTLTRAYLEHEEGRVTLRAGVALEDIIITKLENLDPGAELSQAVTEGNFPLLYPYVDFVYDARDSKLNPKYGYYLSAYGEFGLSYDEEASVYLKTLFEGRIIHTFSDLTLAAVGKVGIVDVSTQNGLPESKYFFGGGAYSNRAYGFRELGVIISPTEDTINGASTMANLSLEADYPVWGDVYGALFTDNTMLTDESYNFKGEIITAVGLGARYMTPIGPFKLDVGFNANDFSQYGISFQIGQSF from the coding sequence ATGCAGCATAAGTTTACATTTTGTCTTATCATGTGCATGTTGACTGTTCTTTTTGCTGACGAGATCAAATTACCCACCCATGAAATACATTTTACTGGACAAAAACATTTCGAGGAATCTGATCTACAAGATGCTTTAGGTGTGACAACACCAAGTTTTTTTCAATTTTGGAAAGACGACACCCCTCGCATCAAAGATAAACTCATACCTTCATTAAAACTTTCATTAAAAAGCTTTTATGACTCTGAAGGCTTTTATGATGCCAACTTTACCATTCAAGAGACCAATACGACCATTTTTGTGACCATTAGTGAGAATGAACCTGTTAGAGTGAGAGATATCAATATCTCCAGTGATTACCCTATCTCTTCACTGATCACTATGAAAAAGGGTGATATCTTCAGGGCTGAAACATTTATATCGATAAAAAGCAAAATGATCGCACAGTTACTCAAAGAGGGGTATTGCAGTTATGACTTGGACACTAAAGCCTATGTGGATCTGGATCTGCATAGCGTTGACCTGCGTTACAATTTACACAAGGGTGGAGTATGTACTTTTGGAAAATTAACCACATCAGGATTGGAAACCATAGACGAGAATGTTATCAATTCACGTGTAAAAGCCAAAGAGGGTGTAAGATATAGTACAGACCTTATACAAGATACATCCAATAAACTGTATGGACTCAATGCCTTTGACAGTGTGCTTATCAACGTAGATAAAAAGTTTTACAATGTGGTTCCTGTAGATATCACCTTTACAGAGATGGGAAAACCCTACCATTTGGAAGCTGGTGCAGGCTATGATACATATGTAGGAGTGCGTGTACTTGGAGAGATCACTAAAAATAATTTTATGGGTAATGCTCAGAGCTTAAAATTAAAAGCTTCTTGGTCTCAAAGAGAGCAATCGATCATGGTGGGTTATTTTAAACCGGCATTTATGGATATCTTGGGTTATAACACGGATCTGGGTGGAAGGTTAGGGTACTCCAATTTGGAGTTTGATGGATTCAAAGAGGAAAAAACATTGACCAGAGCATATCTGGAGCATGAAGAGGGAAGGGTAACGTTAAGAGCAGGTGTTGCTTTGGAAGATATTATTATCACTAAATTAGAGAACCTTGATCCAGGCGCTGAGTTGTCACAAGCGGTCACGGAGGGTAATTTCCCTCTTTTATATCCTTATGTGGATTTTGTTTACGATGCCAGAGATTCTAAACTCAATCCAAAATATGGGTATTACCTTTCTGCTTACGGTGAATTTGGCCTCTCCTATGATGAAGAAGCCAGTGTCTATTTGAAAACATTGTTTGAAGGCAGGATCATCCATACATTTTCTGACCTTACGCTTGCAGCTGTAGGAAAGGTAGGTATTGTTGATGTTTCAACACAGAATGGTTTGCCTGAATCGAAGTATTTTTTTGGAGGAGGTGCGTACTCTAACCGTGCATACGGTTTTAGAGAACTAGGTGTGATCATTTCTCCTACAGAAGATACCATTAATGGAGCTTCAACCATGGCCAATCTCTCTTTGGAAGCGGATTATCCTGTTTGGGGTGATGTCTATGGCGCACTCTTTACGGATAATACGATGCTTACAGATGAAAGTTATAATTTTAAAGGAGAAATCATTACTGCCGTGGGACTAGGGGCTAGGTATATGACACCTATAGGCCCCTTTAAACTGGATGTTGGTTTCAATGCCAATGATTTCTCACAGTATGGTATTTCATTTCAGATAGGACAATCGTTTTGA
- a CDS encoding NAD(P)H-dependent glycerol-3-phosphate dehydrogenase has product MKLAIIGAGKWGQALYHAYSQDNDVVISSRHTKEIENFVSMSEALKCEYLVIAIPAQYVRGWMEENFVDHGQKILVAAKGIETSTGAFLNEVYGEFVSADRLAFISGPSFAAEVQQSLPTALKISSTNKKLAQTYADALPSFIKGYVDDDVIGAEISGAYKNVIAIAGGVCDGLGLGNNARAALISRGLVEMTRFGEAFGARLETFLSLGGAGDLFLTASSTLSRNYRVGLGLAKGKSMDEILEELGEVAEGVPTAKAIYKISKDKEIYLPIAAEVYAMIEEGKDPLESVKDLLD; this is encoded by the coding sequence ATGAAATTAGCTATTATTGGTGCAGGTAAGTGGGGACAGGCATTGTATCATGCGTATAGTCAAGATAATGATGTAGTGATCTCTTCTCGTCATACTAAAGAGATTGAAAACTTTGTGTCTATGAGTGAAGCTTTAAAGTGTGAGTATCTGGTGATCGCTATCCCTGCACAGTATGTTCGTGGATGGATGGAAGAGAATTTTGTGGATCATGGACAAAAGATACTTGTTGCTGCCAAAGGGATAGAGACAAGTACGGGTGCATTTTTGAATGAAGTCTATGGCGAGTTTGTCTCTGCAGATAGACTGGCTTTTATCTCCGGTCCCTCTTTTGCAGCAGAAGTACAACAGTCACTCCCTACTGCGCTGAAGATAAGCTCTACCAATAAAAAACTGGCACAAACCTATGCAGATGCTTTACCAAGCTTCATCAAAGGGTATGTAGATGATGATGTTATAGGTGCAGAGATCTCTGGTGCATATAAAAATGTCATTGCTATTGCCGGTGGTGTTTGTGATGGTCTGGGGCTGGGAAATAATGCACGGGCCGCACTGATTTCCAGAGGTTTAGTAGAAATGACACGTTTTGGAGAAGCTTTTGGTGCGAGACTGGAAACATTTCTCTCCCTGGGCGGGGCAGGCGACCTTTTCCTTACAGCAAGTTCCACACTCTCACGTAACTACCGTGTGGGACTTGGCCTTGCCAAAGGTAAGAGTATGGATGAGATCCTCGAAGAGCTAGGAGAAGTAGCTGAGGGTGTACCAACCGCTAAAGCCATCTATAAAATCTCAAAAGACAAAGAGATCTATCTTCCTATCGCAGCAGAGGTCTATGCAATGATTGAAGAGGGTAAAGATCCTTTGGAGAGTGTGAAAGACTTACTGGATTAA
- a CDS encoding NAD-binding protein, with product MHDFIVKLSHKIDGSVRYQKIKSFFRSLLEDVTYPYKKYFDAFMIMLIVLSISILILSKTDKIPEWLVEFDLYFVTSIFAAEYLLRLWISHDIHKYLVSSASDSSSSERYWAVFKSKLRYMMSLPALIDLIAIFPKFRILRLLKLYHYMHGASSLFNALLKKRFEFVFLGYMLLGVTFTFGSIFYLLEFGINTSLDSYLDAIYWALVTISTVGYGDIAPVTELGKVVSMFGIIFGIAMISFVTSVMVSAFSERFDELRNQDSINHVHKIQNVVIIDGYGHLGTTIAKKLKIHKMYEPVIIENDEKKATKAQQDGYQVIHADGSSAKMVKTLYERGNIVAMLTLSSSDINNIYFILNAKSVESQSIVYARMNQVELRPQYEATKVDGLVEPYDVIDTRAFHYLKKHSEEEKKNISFFGYTHKSSHICKMLKEEGIEVTIYEIGNESYEAAKDDGFTNVILIDKNNSETPDINDGIAVCAMNDEALNVYYSITLRANGFKDEIVALSDTKEDNRKFLLAGVSKIFDMYDESASQFVEMIENKVKRVER from the coding sequence ATGCATGATTTCATAGTGAAACTCTCGCACAAGATAGACGGTTCTGTACGCTATCAAAAGATAAAATCATTTTTCCGTTCACTGCTTGAAGATGTAACCTACCCCTATAAAAAGTACTTTGATGCATTTATGATCATGCTCATTGTGCTTTCTATTTCTATACTTATTTTGAGTAAAACAGATAAAATCCCTGAGTGGCTTGTGGAATTCGATCTCTATTTTGTGACCAGTATCTTTGCAGCGGAGTATCTGCTTAGATTGTGGATCAGCCATGATATCCATAAATATCTCGTCTCTTCAGCTTCTGACTCCAGTAGTTCTGAACGATACTGGGCAGTTTTCAAATCTAAATTACGCTATATGATGTCCCTGCCCGCACTTATCGATCTTATAGCTATTTTCCCGAAATTTAGAATTTTGCGGCTGTTAAAACTGTATCACTATATGCATGGGGCATCGAGCCTTTTTAATGCATTACTTAAAAAACGTTTTGAATTTGTTTTTTTAGGCTATATGCTTTTGGGTGTCACTTTTACCTTTGGTTCTATATTTTATCTGCTTGAATTTGGTATTAATACGTCATTAGATTCTTATTTAGATGCTATTTATTGGGCATTGGTGACCATCTCTACAGTAGGTTACGGTGATATTGCTCCTGTGACTGAATTAGGCAAAGTGGTATCTATGTTTGGTATCATTTTTGGTATCGCCATGATCTCATTTGTAACATCTGTGATGGTCTCTGCCTTTTCTGAGAGATTTGATGAACTGCGTAACCAGGACAGTATCAACCATGTACACAAAATACAAAATGTAGTTATCATAGATGGATATGGACATTTGGGAACAACGATCGCGAAAAAACTAAAAATACATAAAATGTATGAACCCGTTATCATAGAGAATGATGAAAAGAAAGCGACTAAAGCACAACAAGATGGTTATCAAGTGATACATGCAGATGGTTCATCTGCAAAGATGGTTAAAACACTGTATGAAAGAGGAAATATCGTAGCGATGCTTACGTTAAGCAGTTCAGATATCAATAATATCTACTTTATACTCAATGCAAAAAGTGTAGAGTCACAGTCTATCGTGTATGCACGTATGAATCAAGTTGAGTTACGTCCACAGTATGAAGCGACAAAAGTAGATGGTCTGGTCGAGCCTTATGATGTGATCGATACAAGAGCTTTCCATTATTTGAAAAAACACAGTGAAGAAGAGAAGAAAAATATTTCCTTTTTTGGGTATACCCATAAGAGTAGCCATATCTGTAAAATGCTCAAAGAAGAAGGGATAGAAGTGACGATCTATGAGATCGGAAATGAGAGTTATGAAGCAGCCAAAGATGATGGTTTTACCAATGTCATCCTTATTGATAAAAACAATAGTGAAACTCCGGATATCAATGATGGGATTGCAGTGTGTGCGATGAATGATGAAGCTTTAAATGTCTACTACAGCATTACCCTGCGTGCCAATGGATTTAAAGATGAAATCGTGGCACTCTCTGATACGAAAGAAGACAATAGAAAATTCCTTTTGGCAGGTGTGAGCAAAATATTTGATATGTATGATGAAAGTGCTTCACAGTTTGTAGAAATGATTGAAAATAAGGTAAAAAGGGTAGAGAGATGA
- the gatB gene encoding Asp-tRNA(Asn)/Glu-tRNA(Gln) amidotransferase subunit GatB has translation MFETVIGLEVHVQLNTKTKLFCSCPTSFAEHQNTNTCPTCLALPGALPVVNKEAAIKAMKLGYAINANVNHDSTFDRKSYFYPDSPSAYQITQLTKAIVQKGELFIDLADGTQKRIGMTQAHLEADAGKNMHEGDHSKVDLNRAGTPLLEIVSEPDMRSSDEAVAYLKKLHSTVRYLDISDANMQEGSFRCDVNVSIRPKGQEAFGTRVEIKNINSFKFVAAAIGYEVQRQIEAYEDGVYEQEIHQETRLWNVEEGVTKSMRGKEEAADYRYFPDPDLRPLIVTDEMIAEAKIMPELPDAKAKRYIEELGLKSYDAHVITSDKEMAYYFEEMLENGAVPKTAVTWLTSELLGRLNKTGLTIEDSPVDAKALGTLVSKITDNTISGKGAKEILDHMMENESRDIDALIEELGLAQVSDDGAILAIIDEILADNQDKVEQYKGGKEKLFGFFVGQTMKASKGSANPAKVNELLKQRLG, from the coding sequence ATGTTTGAAACCGTCATCGGTCTTGAAGTTCATGTTCAACTTAACACTAAAACAAAACTCTTTTGCTCTTGTCCTACCTCTTTTGCAGAACATCAAAATACGAATACCTGTCCTACCTGTTTAGCGCTTCCGGGGGCTTTACCGGTGGTCAATAAAGAAGCTGCGATCAAAGCGATGAAACTTGGATATGCGATCAATGCAAATGTAAACCATGATTCTACATTCGATAGAAAATCTTATTTTTATCCGGACAGTCCATCGGCGTATCAGATCACACAATTAACCAAAGCGATCGTGCAGAAAGGCGAACTCTTTATAGACCTTGCAGATGGTACACAAAAACGTATCGGCATGACACAGGCCCACCTTGAAGCAGATGCTGGAAAAAATATGCATGAGGGTGACCACTCTAAAGTAGACTTGAACCGTGCAGGAACACCTCTGCTTGAGATCGTATCTGAACCAGATATGAGAAGCTCTGATGAAGCGGTAGCCTATTTGAAAAAACTTCACTCTACTGTACGTTATCTTGATATCTCTGATGCAAATATGCAAGAGGGATCGTTTAGATGTGATGTAAACGTTTCCATTCGTCCTAAAGGACAAGAAGCATTTGGTACAAGGGTTGAGATCAAGAACATTAACTCATTTAAATTCGTGGCTGCTGCCATTGGGTATGAAGTCCAAAGGCAGATCGAAGCGTATGAAGATGGTGTGTATGAGCAGGAGATACATCAGGAAACACGTCTTTGGAACGTGGAAGAGGGTGTTACAAAGTCTATGAGAGGAAAAGAGGAAGCTGCAGATTACCGTTATTTCCCGGACCCGGATCTTCGTCCGCTTATCGTGACGGATGAGATGATAGCCGAAGCAAAGATCATGCCGGAGCTTCCGGATGCGAAAGCAAAACGTTATATAGAAGAGCTTGGACTCAAATCCTATGATGCCCATGTGATCACTTCGGATAAGGAGATGGCTTACTACTTTGAAGAGATGCTGGAAAATGGGGCAGTGCCTAAGACGGCTGTAACCTGGTTGACCTCTGAACTTCTTGGGCGTTTAAATAAAACAGGTCTCACTATAGAAGATTCACCTGTAGATGCCAAAGCGCTGGGTACATTGGTTTCTAAAATTACGGATAATACTATCTCTGGAAAAGGTGCCAAAGAGATCCTTGATCATATGATGGAAAATGAGAGCCGTGACATCGATGCATTGATCGAAGAACTTGGACTTGCCCAGGTGAGTGATGATGGCGCTATTTTGGCTATCATCGATGAGATATTGGCGGACAATCAAGACAAGGTTGAACAGTATAAAGGTGGTAAAGAGAAACTCTTTGGTTTCTTTGTCGGGCAAACGATGAAAGCAAGTAAAGGGTCTGCGAATCCTGCTAAGGTCAATGAGTTGCTGAAGCAGAGACTAGGGTAA
- a CDS encoding thiamine phosphate synthase, which yields MISYAITDPSTLDFNHLERDLKRFSQKASMIVYRDKSNVSKHGADFVQAAKVFDFEQVIIHGDPSMAKASGADGVHLSSLQLGEIADAKAMNLFVVVSTHTIDELKKAEILGADMATFSPIFETPNKGAPVGLEALRSVTSQVHMPVLALGGILTEEQIIACERSGASGFASIRYFGE from the coding sequence ATGATCAGTTATGCTATCACTGACCCTTCTACCTTAGATTTCAACCATTTAGAACGTGACCTCAAAAGATTTTCCCAAAAAGCTTCTATGATCGTCTATAGAGACAAATCCAATGTTTCTAAGCATGGAGCTGATTTCGTACAAGCAGCGAAAGTATTTGATTTTGAACAAGTCATCATTCATGGTGACCCTTCAATGGCAAAAGCTTCAGGAGCTGACGGAGTACATTTAAGCAGTCTGCAACTGGGTGAAATCGCTGATGCAAAAGCGATGAACCTCTTCGTTGTTGTCAGTACGCATACGATAGATGAGCTCAAAAAAGCTGAAATATTAGGTGCAGACATGGCAACTTTCAGCCCGATCTTTGAAACCCCAAATAAAGGCGCACCTGTCGGTTTGGAAGCGTTGAGATCTGTTACGTCTCAAGTGCATATGCCGGTGTTGGCATTAGGAGGAATTTTGACAGAGGAACAGATCATAGCGTGTGAAAGATCCGGAGCAAGCGGTTTTGCTTCAATCCGTTATTTTGGAGAGTAA